In the genome of Streptococcus mitis, one region contains:
- a CDS encoding tRNA (guanine-N1)-methyltransferase, which translates to MKIDILTLFPEMFSPLEHSIVGKAREKGLLDIQYHNFREYAEKARHVDDEPYGGGQGMLLRAQPIFDAFDAIEKKNPRVILLDPAGKQFDQAYAEDLAKEEELIFICGHYEGYDERIKTLVTDEISLGDYVLTGGELAAMTMIDATVRLIPEVIGKESSHQDDSFSSGLLEYPQYTRPYDYRGMVVPDVLMSGHHEKIRQWRLYESLKKTYERRPDLLENYQLTAEEEKMLAEIKENKE; encoded by the coding sequence ATGAAGATTGATATTTTAACCCTTTTTCCAGAGATGTTTTCTCCGCTAGAGCACTCAATCGTTGGAAAGGCACGTGAAAAAGGGCTCTTGGATATCCAGTATCATAATTTTCGAGAATATGCTGAAAAGGCCCGCCATGTCGACGATGAGCCCTACGGAGGCGGTCAGGGGATGTTGCTCCGAGCCCAACCTATTTTCGATGCCTTTGATGCTATTGAAAAGAAAAATCCTCGCGTCATTCTCCTAGATCCAGCTGGAAAGCAGTTTGATCAGGCCTATGCTGAGGATTTGGCCAAAGAAGAGGAACTGATCTTTATCTGTGGTCACTATGAGGGCTATGATGAGCGCATTAAGACCTTGGTGACAGATGAGATTTCCTTGGGGGACTATGTCTTGACTGGTGGGGAATTGGCGGCCATGACCATGATTGATGCGACGGTTCGCCTGATTCCAGAAGTGATTGGTAAGGAGTCCAGCCACCAAGATGATAGTTTTTCTTCAGGCCTTCTTGAATACCCCCAGTACACACGTCCCTATGATTATCGAGGCATGGTTGTCCCAGATGTACTGATGAGTGGACACCATGAAAAGATTCGTCAGTGGCGATTGTATGAGAGTTTAAAGAAAACCTACGAGCGCAGACCAGATTTGTTAGAAAATTATCAACTGACAGCAGAAGAAGAAAAAATGCTGGCAGAAATCAAAGAAAACAAAGAATAA
- a CDS encoding ribosome maturation factor RimM, which translates to MNYFNVGKIVNTQGLQGEMRVLSVTDFAEERFKKGAELALFDEKDQFVQTVTIASHRKQKNFDIIKFKDMYHINAIEKYKGYSLKVAEEDLNDLDDGEFYYHEIIGLEVYEGDNLIGTIKEILQPGANDVWVVKRKGKRDLLLPYIPPVILNVDIPNNRVDVEILEGLDDED; encoded by the coding sequence ATGAACTACTTTAATGTTGGGAAAATCGTCAATACGCAGGGGTTACAGGGTGAGATGCGAGTCTTGTCTGTGACGGATTTTGCAGAAGAACGGTTTAAAAAAGGGGCTGAGCTGGCCTTGTTTGATGAAAAAGATCAGTTTGTTCAAACAGTGACTATTGCTAGCCACCGTAAACAGAAGAACTTTGACATCATTAAATTCAAAGATATGTACCATATCAACGCTATCGAAAAGTACAAAGGATACAGTCTCAAGGTTGCTGAGGAAGATTTAAACGATTTAGATGATGGTGAGTTCTACTATCATGAGATTATCGGTTTGGAAGTCTATGAGGGGGATAACTTGATTGGAACCATCAAAGAAATCCTGCAACCAGGTGCTAACGATGTCTGGGTGGTCAAACGAAAAGGCAAGCGTGATTTGTTATTGCCTTACATCCCACCAGTGATTCTCAATGTTGATATTCCGAATAACCGCGTCGATGTGGAAATCTTAGAAGGGTTAGACGATGAAGATTGA
- a CDS encoding RNA-binding protein → MDTIENLIIAIVKPLISQPDALTIKIEDTPEFLEYHLDLDQSDVGRVIGRKGRTISAIRTIVYSVPTEDKKVRIVIDEK, encoded by the coding sequence ATGGATACGATTGAAAATCTCATTATTGCGATTGTGAAACCCTTGATTTCACAACCAGATGCCTTAACTATCAAGATTGAAGATACACCAGAATTTTTGGAATATCATTTGGATCTTGATCAAAGTGATGTGGGTCGTGTAATCGGTCGTAAGGGTCGCACTATTTCTGCGATAAGAACGATTGTCTACTCTGTCCCAACTGAAGACAAAAAAGTAAGAATCGTTATTGACGAAAAATAA
- the rpsP gene encoding 30S ribosomal protein S16 (binds to lower part of 30S body where it stabilizes two domains; required for efficient assembly of 30S; in Escherichia coli this protein has nuclease activity): MAVKIRLTRMGSKKKPFYRINVADSRSPRDGRFIETVGTYNPLVAENQVTLKEDRVLAWLADGAQPSDTVRNILSKEGVLKKFHDSKFSK, translated from the coding sequence ATGGCAGTTAAAATCCGTTTGACTCGTATGGGTTCTAAGAAAAAACCTTTCTACCGTATCAACGTAGCAGATTCACGTTCACCACGTGACGGACGTTTCATCGAAACAGTTGGAACTTACAACCCACTTGTTGCTGAAAACCAAGTAACTTTGAAAGAAGACCGTGTTCTTGCATGGTTGGCTGATGGAGCTCAACCTTCAGATACAGTTCGTAACATCCTTTCAAAAGAAGGCGTATTGAAAAAATTCCACGATTCTAAATTCTCAAAATAA
- a CDS encoding peptidylprolyl isomerase has protein sequence MKKLATLLLLSTVALAGCSSIQRSLRGDDYVDSSLAAEESSKAAAQSAKDLNDALTNENANFPQLSKEISEDEAEVILHTSQGDIRIKLFPKLAPLAVENFLTHAKEGYYNGITFHRVIDGFMVQTGDPKGDGTGGQSIWHDKDKTKDKGTGFKNEITPYLYNIRGALAMANTGQPNTNGSQFFINQNSTDTSAKLPTSKYPKKIIEAYKEGGNPSLDGKHPVFGQVIDGMDVVDKIAKAEKNEKDKPTTAITIDSIEVVKDYDFKS, from the coding sequence ATGAAAAAACTAGCAACCCTTCTTTTACTGTCCACTGTAGCCCTAGCCGGATGTAGCAGCATCCAACGTAGTCTGCGTGGCGATGATTATGTGGATTCCAGCCTTGCTGCTGAAGAAAGTTCTAAGGCTGCCGCCCAATCTGCCAAGGACTTAAACGATGCTTTAACAAATGAGAATGCCAACTTCCCTCAACTTTCTAAGGAAATTTCCGAAGATGAAGCCGAAGTCATTCTCCACACAAGTCAGGGCGACATCCGCATTAAACTCTTTCCTAAACTTGCTCCTCTAGCAGTTGAAAACTTCCTCACTCATGCCAAAGAAGGCTACTATAACGGGATTACCTTCCACCGTGTCATCGATGGCTTTATGGTCCAAACTGGAGATCCAAAAGGAGATGGTACAGGTGGTCAGTCTATCTGGCATGACAAGGATAAGACAAAAGACAAGGGAACTGGTTTCAAAAATGAGATTACTCCTTATCTCTATAACATCCGTGGGGCTCTTGCGATGGCTAATACTGGTCAACCAAACACCAATGGTAGCCAGTTCTTCATCAACCAAAACTCTACAGATACCTCTGCTAAACTCCCTACAAGCAAGTATCCAAAGAAAATCATCGAAGCCTACAAAGAAGGTGGAAACCCTAGTCTAGATGGCAAGCACCCAGTCTTTGGCCAAGTCATTGACGGTATGGATGTTGTAGATAAGATTGCAAAAGCCGAAAAAAATGAGAAAGACAAACCAACTACTGCTATTACTATCGATAGCATCGAAGTGGTGAAAGACTACGATTTTAAATCTTAA
- a CDS encoding heme ABC transporter ATP-binding protein: MSILEVKNLSHGFGDRAIFEDVSFRLLKGEHIGLVGANGEGKSTFMSIVTGKMLPDEGKVEWSKYVAAGYLDQHSVLAEGQSVRDVLRTAFDELFKAEARINDLYMEMAEDGADVDALMEEVGELQDRLESRDFYTLDAKIDEVARALGVMDFGMDTDVTSLSGGQRTKVLLAKLLLEKPDILLLDEPTNYLDAEHIDWLKRYLQNYENAFVLISHDIPFLNDVINIVYHVENQQLTRYSGDYYQFQEVYAMKKSQLEAAYERQQKEIADLKDFVARNKARVATRNMAMSRQKKLDKMDIIELQSEKPKPSFDFKPARTPGRFIFQAKDLQIGYDRPLTKPLNLTFERNQKVAIIGANGIGKTTLLKSLLGIIPPIAGEVERGDYLELGYFEQEVEGGNRQTPLEAVWNAFPALNQAEVRAALARCGLTTKHIESQIQVLSGGEQAKVRFCLLMNRENNVLVLDEPTNHLDVDAKDELKRALKEYKGSILMVCHEPDFYEGWMDQIWDFNKLT, translated from the coding sequence ATGAGTATTTTAGAAGTTAAAAATCTGAGTCACGGTTTTGGTGACCGTGCAATTTTTGAAGATGTGTCCTTCCGTCTCCTCAAGGGAGAACATATCGGTCTAGTCGGTGCCAATGGTGAAGGGAAATCAACCTTTATGAGTATTGTGACTGGTAAGATGTTGCCAGATGAAGGAAAGGTAGAGTGGTCTAAATATGTGGCTGCTGGCTATCTGGACCAACACTCAGTCCTTGCTGAAGGCCAATCTGTTCGTGATGTTCTCCGTACAGCCTTTGATGAGCTATTCAAAGCTGAAGCCCGTATCAATGACCTCTATATGGAAATGGCTGAAGACGGAGCGGATGTTGATGCTCTCATGGAAGAAGTTGGCGAACTCCAAGACCGTCTGGAGAGTCGTGATTTCTATACCTTAGATGCTAAGATTGATGAAGTGGCGCGTGCCCTTGGTGTCATGGACTTTGGCATGGATACGGATGTAACTTCTTTGTCAGGTGGGCAAAGAACCAAGGTTCTTTTGGCCAAACTCCTCCTTGAAAAGCCCGATATCTTGCTTTTGGATGAGCCGACTAACTACTTGGATGCTGAGCATATTGACTGGCTCAAGCGCTATCTCCAAAACTATGAAAATGCCTTTGTCCTCATTTCACACGATATTCCATTCCTAAATGATGTTATTAATATTGTCTATCATGTGGAAAATCAACAGTTGACGCGTTACTCTGGTGACTACTACCAGTTCCAAGAAGTTTATGCCATGAAGAAATCTCAGTTGGAGGCAGCTTATGAACGTCAGCAGAAAGAGATTGCAGATCTCAAGGACTTTGTCGCTCGTAATAAAGCGCGTGTTGCAACCAGAAATATGGCCATGTCTCGTCAGAAGAAACTCGACAAGATGGATATTATCGAACTGCAAAGTGAGAAACCAAAACCATCCTTTGATTTTAAACCAGCTCGTACACCTGGGCGCTTTATCTTCCAAGCTAAGGATTTGCAGATTGGTTATGACCGACCTCTTACTAAGCCTTTAAATCTTACCTTCGAACGCAATCAAAAGGTTGCCATTATCGGAGCAAATGGTATCGGGAAAACAACTCTCTTGAAGTCTCTTTTGGGAATTATCCCGCCAATCGCTGGGGAAGTTGAACGCGGTGACTACCTAGAACTTGGCTACTTTGAGCAGGAAGTAGAAGGAGGCAATCGTCAAACACCACTAGAGGCTGTCTGGAATGCCTTTCCTGCACTTAACCAAGCAGAAGTTCGTGCAGCCCTTGCCCGTTGTGGTTTGACAACCAAGCATATTGAAAGCCAAATTCAGGTCTTGTCAGGTGGGGAACAAGCCAAGGTTCGTTTCTGTCTCTTGATGAATCGTGAAAACAACGTTTTAGTGCTGGACGAGCCGACTAACCACCTGGATGTGGATGCCAAGGATGAACTCAAACGCGCTCTTAAAGAATACAAGGGGTCTATTCTTATGGTCTGCCACGAACCAGACTTTTATGAAGGTTGGATGGACCAAATCTGGGATTTTAACAAGCTAACTTAA
- a CDS encoding antibiotic resistance protein VanZ has translation MMKKTHNHILVLGVIFYTICIVYFCFTPQEHSPVGVETPGIQHLDRLVFLLTPFNSLWKLGEVGDMGQLYWIFLQNILNVFLLFPLIFQLLYLFPNLRKTKRVLFFSFLVSLGIECTQLVLDFFFDFNRVFEIDDLWTNTLGGYLAWLLYKQLHKNKIRN, from the coding sequence ATGATGAAGAAAACTCATAATCATATTTTGGTCTTGGGAGTCATTTTCTATACCATTTGTATCGTCTACTTTTGTTTTACTCCTCAAGAACATTCTCCCGTGGGAGTGGAAACTCCAGGTATTCAGCATCTTGATCGCCTGGTTTTTCTTTTGACTCCTTTCAATTCTCTTTGGAAACTGGGTGAAGTGGGTGATATGGGACAATTATATTGGATTTTTTTACAAAATATCCTCAATGTCTTCTTGCTTTTTCCTCTGATTTTCCAACTCCTTTATCTCTTTCCAAATTTAAGGAAAACAAAAAGAGTTCTTTTTTTCAGTTTTCTAGTGAGTCTTGGAATTGAGTGTACGCAGTTAGTCTTAGATTTTTTCTTTGATTTCAATCGCGTCTTTGAGATTGATGATTTGTGGACCAATACCTTGGGTGGCTATTTGGCTTGGCTCCTCTATAAACAATTACATAAAAACAAGATAAGGAATTAA
- a CDS encoding 23S rRNA (adenine(2503)-C2)-methyltransferase (23S rRNA m2A2503 methyltransferase; methylates the C2 position of the A2530 nucleotide in 23S rRNA; may be involved in antibiotic resistance) encodes MKPSIYSLTRQTMQEWVLEQGEKKFRADQIWEWLYRKRVQSFEEMTNLSKDLIAKLNDQFVVNPLKQRIVQESADGTVKYLFELPDGMLIETVLMRQHYGLSVCVTTQVGCNIGCTFCASGLIKKQRDLNNGEIVAQIMLVQKYFDERGQDERVSHIVVMGIGEPFDNYNNVLNFVRTINDDKGMAIGARHITVSTSGLAHKIRDFANEGVQVNLAVSLHAPNNELRSSIMKINRAFPIEKLFAAIEYYIETTNRRVTFEYIMLNEVNDGVEQALELAELLKNIKKLSYVNLIPYNPVSEHDQYSRSPKERVMAFYDTLKKKGVNCVVRQEHGTDIDAACGQLRSNTMKRDRQKAVAAVNP; translated from the coding sequence ATGAAACCGTCAATTTATAGTTTAACACGTCAAACCATGCAGGAATGGGTATTGGAGCAGGGAGAAAAGAAATTCCGTGCAGATCAAATCTGGGAATGGCTCTACCGTAAACGTGTGCAGTCATTTGAAGAAATGACCAACCTTTCCAAGGATTTGATTGCTAAGCTCAATGACCAGTTTGTGGTCAATCCCTTGAAACAGCGAATCGTTCAAGAGTCTGCTGATGGTACTGTCAAATATCTCTTTGAATTGCCTGACGGTATGTTGATTGAGACTGTACTCATGCGTCAGCACTATGGTTTGTCAGTCTGTGTAACCACTCAGGTCGGCTGTAATATCGGTTGTACCTTCTGTGCCTCTGGTTTGATCAAGAAACAACGCGACCTCAATAATGGGGAAATCGTAGCGCAAATCATGTTGGTTCAGAAATACTTTGATGAGCGTGGTCAGGACGAACGTGTCAGCCATATTGTTGTCATGGGAATCGGTGAACCATTTGATAACTACAACAATGTCTTGAATTTCGTTCGTACTATCAATGATGATAAGGGAATGGCAATCGGAGCTCGTCACATCACGGTTTCAACTTCAGGTTTGGCCCATAAAATTCGTGATTTTGCTAATGAAGGAGTTCAGGTCAATCTTGCCGTTTCCCTTCACGCACCAAACAATGAATTGCGCTCAAGCATCATGAAGATTAACCGTGCCTTTCCGATTGAAAAACTCTTTGCAGCTATTGAGTATTATATAGAAACAACAAACCGTCGTGTAACCTTTGAATATATCATGCTCAATGAAGTTAACGATGGTGTTGAACAAGCCTTGGAATTGGCTGAATTGCTCAAAAACATCAAGAAATTGTCTTATGTAAATTTGATTCCTTATAACCCAGTTAGTGAGCATGACCAATATAGCCGTAGTCCTAAAGAGCGCGTCATGGCCTTCTATGATACGCTTAAGAAAAAAGGGGTTAACTGTGTTGTTCGTCAAGAGCATGGAACTGATATTGATGCAGCTTGTGGACAATTGCGTTCTAATACAATGAAACGTGACCGCCAGAAAGCAGTCGCAGCAGTCAATCCTTAA
- a CDS encoding transcriptional regulator gives MRKEIAPELYNYNKFPGPEFHLHGDKVETEGIAFSLVENIKDAFDETAFNQRFSEVLTKFDYIVGDWSNEQLRLRGFYKDDRTEENLEKISRLQDYLLEYCSYGCAYFVLENEAPKRASFDKKMRKKEEETPSRKGKKQAQTKRKPNADKKNRRRQKDQYSQKEDKGQRHFVIRQK, from the coding sequence ATGCGAAAAGAAATTGCACCTGAATTATACAACTATAACAAGTTTCCTGGTCCTGAGTTTCATTTACATGGGGACAAGGTCGAAACGGAAGGGATAGCTTTTTCCTTGGTTGAAAATATCAAGGATGCCTTTGATGAGACGGCTTTTAATCAGCGTTTTTCAGAAGTCTTAACCAAGTTTGATTATATCGTTGGGGACTGGAGTAATGAACAGCTTCGCCTACGAGGTTTTTACAAGGATGACCGAACAGAAGAAAATCTGGAAAAAATCAGTCGTTTACAAGACTATCTTTTAGAGTATTGTAGTTATGGTTGTGCCTATTTTGTTCTAGAAAATGAAGCCCCTAAGCGAGCATCATTTGACAAGAAAATGCGTAAGAAGGAAGAAGAAACGCCTTCTAGAAAAGGGAAGAAACAGGCCCAAACCAAACGAAAACCGAATGCAGATAAGAAAAATAGACGTCGTCAGAAAGACCAGTATTCTCAGAAAGAGGACAAGGGACAACGTCATTTTGTCATTCGTCAGAAGTGA
- a CDS encoding superoxide dismutase, with product MAIILPDLPYAYDALEPYIDAETMHLHHDKHHQTYVNNANAALEKHPEIGEDLEALLADVESIPADIRQALINNGGGHLNHALFWELMTPEKTAPSAELAAAIDATFGSFEDFQAAFTAAATTRFGSGWAWLVVNKEGKLEVTSTANQDTPISEGKKPILGLDVWEHAYYVKYRNVRPDYIKAFFSVINWNKVDELYAAAK from the coding sequence ATGGCTATTATCTTACCAGATCTTCCATATGCATACGACGCTTTGGAACCATACATCGATGCAGAAACAATGCACTTGCACCATGACAAACACCATCAAACTTATGTCAACAATGCTAATGCAGCTCTTGAAAAACACCCTGAAATCGGTGAAGACCTTGAAGCCTTGCTTGCTGATGTAGAATCTATCCCAGCTGATATCCGTCAAGCACTTATCAACAATGGTGGTGGACACTTGAACCACGCTCTTTTCTGGGAATTGATGACTCCTGAAAAAACAGCTCCATCAGCAGAACTTGCAGCAGCAATCGATGCAACATTTGGTTCATTTGAAGACTTCCAAGCAGCCTTCACTGCAGCAGCAACAACTCGATTCGGTTCTGGATGGGCATGGCTGGTTGTTAACAAAGAAGGTAAACTTGAAGTGACTTCAACAGCAAACCAAGACACACCAATCTCAGAAGGTAAAAAACCAATCTTGGGCTTGGATGTTTGGGAACATGCTTACTATGTGAAATACCGCAACGTGCGTCCTGACTACATCAAAGCTTTCTTCTCAGTGATCAACTGGAACAAAGTAGATGAATTGTACGCAGCTGCTAAATAA
- a CDS encoding DNA polymerase III subunit delta, with protein MLAIEESQKLTLANLSNLSLFTGTDQGQFEVMKSQVLKQIGYDSADLNFAYFDMKEVVYKDVELELVSLPFFADEKIVILDHFVDMTTAKKRFLTDDELKSFEEYLDNPSPTTKLLIFAEGKLDSKRRLVKLLKRDAKVFDAVEAKEQELRQYFQKWSQKQGLQFLGQSFENLLIKSGFQFSEIQKNLLFLQSYKADSVIEEEDIVNAIPKTLQDNIFDLTQFILTKKMDQARDLVRDLTLQGEDEIKLIAVMLGQFRTFTQVKILVESGQTEAQIASSLGSYLGRTPNPYQIKFALRDSRGLSLSFLKQAISYLIETDYQIKTGLYEKGFLFEKALLQIANQVN; from the coding sequence ATGCTAGCCATTGAAGAAAGTCAGAAGTTGACTTTAGCAAATTTATCGAACCTGAGCCTTTTTACAGGGACAGATCAGGGCCAGTTTGAAGTGATGAAGAGTCAAGTGTTGAAACAGATTGGTTATGATTCTGCTGACCTCAACTTTGCCTACTTTGATATGAAAGAAGTAGTTTACAAGGATGTGGAGCTGGAGTTAGTCAGTCTTCCTTTCTTTGCGGATGAGAAAATCGTGATATTGGATCATTTTGTCGATATGACAACAGCCAAGAAACGCTTTTTAACAGATGATGAGCTTAAGTCGTTTGAGGAATACCTTGACAATCCTTCGCCAACAACCAAGTTGTTGATCTTTGCGGAAGGAAAACTGGATAGCAAGAGACGGTTGGTTAAATTACTTAAGCGTGATGCCAAGGTTTTTGATGCAGTAGAAGCCAAAGAACAAGAACTGCGCCAGTATTTCCAAAAGTGGAGCCAGAAACAAGGTCTGCAGTTTTTGGGGCAATCCTTTGAAAATCTACTTATCAAATCTGGTTTTCAATTTAGCGAAATCCAGAAAAATCTCCTCTTTTTACAGTCCTATAAGGCGGATTCTGTTATCGAGGAAGAGGATATTGTCAATGCTATTCCCAAGACCTTGCAGGACAATATTTTTGATTTAACTCAGTTTATTCTGACTAAAAAGATGGACCAGGCGCGCGACTTGGTTAGAGACTTGACCTTGCAAGGGGAAGACGAAATCAAGTTGATTGCAGTCATGCTAGGACAATTTCGGACTTTTACTCAGGTGAAAATTTTGGTGGAGTCTGGCCAAACAGAAGCGCAGATTGCAAGTAGTTTAGGTAGTTATCTGGGACGCACTCCCAATCCCTATCAAATCAAGTTTGCGCTGAGAGATTCGCGAGGACTTTCCTTGAGCTTTTTGAAGCAAGCTATTTCCTATTTGATTGAGACAGACTATCAGATTAAGACAGGTCTTTATGAAAAAGGTTTCCTTTTTGAAAAGGCACTCCTACAGATTGCTAATCAGGTCAATTGA
- a CDS encoding dihydroorotate dehydrogenase (catalyzes the conversion of dihydroorotate to orotate in the pyrimidine biosynthesis pathway; subclass 1A is a dimer formed by two identical PyrD subunits each containing an FMN group): MVSTKTQIAGFEFDNCLMNAAGVACMTIEELEGVKNSAAGTFVTKTATLDFRQGNPEPRYQDVPLGSINSMGLPNNGLDYYLDYLLDLQEKEPNRTFFLSLVGMSPEETHTILKKVQESEFRGLTELNLSCPNVPGKPQIAYDFETTDRILTEVFAYFTKPLGIKLPPYFDIVHFDQAATIFNKYPLKFVNCVNSIGNGLYIEDESVVIRPKNGFGGIGGEYIKPTALANVHAFYQRLNPQIQIIGTGGVLTGRDAFEHILCGASMVQVGTTLHKEGVGAFDRITNELKAIMAEKGYESLEDFRGKLRYID, from the coding sequence ATGGTATCAACGAAAACACAAATTGCTGGTTTTGAGTTTGACAACTGCTTGATGAATGCAGCAGGTGTGGCTTGTATGACGATAGAAGAGCTAGAGGGGGTTAAAAACTCAGCGGCAGGAACCTTTGTCACTAAGACAGCGACCTTGGACTTTCGTCAGGGAAATCCTGAGCCACGCTATCAGGATGTTCCACTTGGTTCTATCAACTCTATGGGCTTACCGAATAATGGTTTAGACTACTATTTGGACTACCTTTTGGATTTACAGGAAAAAGAGCCAAACCGAACTTTCTTTTTATCTCTAGTCGGCATGTCTCCAGAGGAAACCCATACTATCTTGAAAAAAGTCCAAGAGAGTGAGTTTCGTGGTCTGACGGAGCTAAACCTCTCCTGCCCCAATGTTCCAGGTAAACCTCAGATTGCCTATGATTTTGAGACAACAGACCGGATTTTGACAGAAGTATTTGCCTACTTCACCAAACCTCTTGGAATTAAATTGCCACCATATTTTGATATTGTTCACTTTGACCAAGCGGCAACTATTTTTAACAAATATCCGCTCAAGTTTGTCAACTGCGTCAACTCTATCGGAAACGGCCTTTATATAGAAGATGAGTCTGTCGTTATCCGTCCTAAAAATGGTTTTGGGGGCATTGGTGGGGAGTATATTAAACCAACTGCTCTAGCTAATGTTCATGCCTTTTATCAACGCTTAAATCCTCAAATCCAAATCATCGGAACAGGTGGCGTTTTGACTGGTCGTGATGCCTTTGAACATATCCTCTGTGGAGCAAGTATGGTGCAGGTGGGAACCACCCTTCACAAAGAAGGAGTTGGTGCTTTTGACCGCATTACCAATGAACTGAAAGCAATCATGGCGGAAAAAGGGTACGAGAGCTTAGAAGATTTCCGTGGGAAATTGCGCTATATTGACTAA
- a CDS encoding glutamate dehydrogenase, translated as MTSAKEYIQSVFETVKARNGHEAEFLQAVEEFFNTLEPVFEKHPEYIEENILARITEPERVISFRVPWVDRDGNIQVNRGYRVQFNSAVGPYKGGLRFHPTVNQGILKFLGFEQIFKNVLTGLPIGGGKGGSDFDPKGKTDAEVMRFCQSFMTELQKHIGPSLDVPAGDIGVGGREIGYLYGQYKRLNQFDAGVLTGKPLGFGGSLIRPEATGYGLVYYTEEMLKANGNSFAGKKVVISGSGNVAQYALQKATELGATVISVSDSNGYVIDENGIDFDLLVDVKEKRRARLTEYAAEKATASYHEGSVWTYAGNYDIALPCATQNEINGEAAKRLVAQGVICVSEGANMPSDLDAIKVYKENGIFYGPAKAANAGGVAVSALEMSQNSLRLSWTREEVDGRLKDIMTNIFNTAKTTSETYGLDKDYLAGANIAAFENVANAMIAQGIV; from the coding sequence ATGACATCTGCTAAAGAATATATCCAAAGCGTGTTTGAAACTGTAAAAGCTCGTAACGGGCACGAGGCTGAATTCCTCCAAGCTGTTGAAGAATTTTTCAATACTTTGGAACCTGTATTTGAAAAACACCCTGAGTATATCGAAGAAAATATCTTGGCACGTATCACTGAGCCAGAACGCGTGATTTCTTTCCGTGTTCCTTGGGTTGACCGTGATGGAAACATTCAAGTAAACCGTGGTTACCGTGTTCAATTCAACTCAGCTGTTGGACCATACAAAGGCGGACTTCGTTTCCACCCAACTGTAAACCAAGGGATTTTGAAATTCCTCGGATTTGAACAAATCTTCAAAAACGTCTTGACTGGACTTCCAATCGGTGGAGGTAAAGGTGGATCAGACTTCGATCCTAAAGGTAAAACAGATGCTGAAGTGATGCGCTTCTGCCAAAGCTTCATGACTGAATTACAAAAACACATCGGACCATCACTTGACGTACCTGCTGGTGATATCGGTGTTGGTGGACGTGAAATTGGTTACCTTTATGGTCAATACAAACGCCTTAACCAATTTGATGCTGGTGTCTTGACTGGTAAACCTCTTGGATTTGGTGGTAGCTTGATTCGTCCAGAAGCAACTGGTTACGGTTTGGTTTACTACACTGAAGAAATGCTCAAAGCAAACGGTAACAGCTTTGCTGGTAAGAAAGTGGTTATTTCAGGTTCTGGTAACGTTGCTCAATATGCTCTTCAAAAAGCAACTGAACTTGGTGCAACGGTTATCTCTGTATCTGACTCAAATGGTTATGTCATCGATGAAAACGGAATCGACTTCGATCTTTTAGTAGATGTTAAAGAAAAACGTCGTGCTCGCTTGACTGAGTATGCTGCTGAAAAAGCAACTGCAAGCTACCACGAAGGTTCTGTATGGACTTACGCTGGTAACTATGATATCGCTCTTCCATGTGCTACTCAAAACGAAATCAACGGTGAAGCAGCTAAACGCTTGGTTGCTCAAGGAGTTATCTGTGTATCTGAAGGTGCTAACATGCCAAGCGACCTTGATGCCATCAAAGTTTACAAAGAAAATGGTATCTTCTACGGACCTGCAAAAGCTGCCAACGCTGGTGGTGTAGCCGTTTCAGCCCTTGAAATGAGCCAAAACAGTCTTCGCCTCTCATGGACTCGTGAAGAAGTTGATGGACGTCTCAAAGACATCATGACAAACATCTTCAACACAGCTAAGACAACTTCAGAAACATATGGTCTTGATAAAGACTACCTTGCAGGAGCTAATATTGCTGCCTTTGAAAATGTAGCAAACGCTATGATTGCACAAGGTATTGTTTAA